The Flavobacterium marginilacus genome window below encodes:
- a CDS encoding PRTRC system protein C — protein MLLATKLERVFILKDKGQDIRLTDPEPRWSVEAVLNFYANTYPILTTAKISAPIIRDDRIEYKLESVMGTKG, from the coding sequence ATGTTATTAGCAACAAAGTTAGAACGAGTATTCATACTCAAAGATAAAGGACAGGACATCAGACTGACCGACCCAGAACCACGTTGGAGTGTGGAAGCAGTATTGAATTTTTACGCCAATACGTATCCCATACTAACCACCGCAAAAATATCTGCCCCCATTATCCGTGATGATAGGATAGAATACAAATTGGAAAGCGTAATGGGGACAAAAGGTTAA
- a CDS encoding DUF932 domain-containing protein, which yields MAHNINFNESTGRYSFFSVQQKAWHGLGQIVEQYPTSKEAIKHAGLDYEVIKTPLYTKGSGIIETANGIEIGSNELHVPKYFANIRTDNNAVLGVVGKDYHIVQNREAFNFFDAIVGGDEGILYETAGALGQGERIFITAKLPDYIRVGNGDDVTEKYIFLTTSHDGSGSITAAFTPIRIVCQNTLNASLRSMTNVVRIKHTSGAKQRIENAHKIMGLANTLSTQLEGIFNEWAKVRVTDREVKKLIQLALCPNKETLDLLKKGAEDEISTVFKNVVQDAFAYAMTSDTQQMDTTKGTLFGAYNAVTGYYQNVRSYKDDEAKLQSIVMGGTAQIKSQKAFELCTAFATDGAEILNLN from the coding sequence ATGGCACATAATATCAATTTCAACGAGAGTACAGGGCGTTATTCATTTTTCAGCGTTCAGCAAAAAGCGTGGCACGGCTTGGGGCAGATTGTAGAGCAATACCCAACAAGCAAAGAAGCCATAAAACATGCAGGGTTAGACTATGAAGTCATTAAAACACCCCTATATACCAAAGGTTCGGGCATTATTGAAACAGCAAACGGTATAGAAATAGGCAGTAACGAACTGCATGTTCCCAAGTACTTTGCTAATATCCGCACCGATAACAATGCCGTATTGGGTGTGGTGGGTAAAGATTACCACATCGTACAAAACCGTGAAGCTTTCAATTTCTTTGACGCCATTGTAGGCGGTGACGAGGGTATTCTCTACGAAACCGCAGGAGCATTGGGACAAGGCGAACGCATATTCATTACAGCCAAACTGCCCGATTATATCCGTGTGGGCAATGGCGATGATGTAACAGAAAAGTACATTTTCCTAACCACTTCGCACGATGGCAGCGGAAGCATTACAGCAGCCTTCACTCCTATCCGCATTGTTTGCCAAAACACCCTTAATGCTTCGCTTCGCAGTATGACCAACGTAGTGCGTATCAAACATACTTCGGGAGCAAAACAACGTATTGAGAACGCACACAAGATTATGGGATTGGCGAATACCCTAAGCACACAATTAGAGGGCATATTCAATGAATGGGCTAAGGTAAGAGTTACAGACCGTGAAGTAAAAAAGCTAATTCAATTGGCACTTTGCCCGAACAAGGAAACATTGGATTTACTCAAAAAGGGTGCGGAAGATGAAATTTCCACCGTGTTCAAAAATGTAGTGCAAGACGCCTTTGCATACGCTATGACAAGCGACACTCAACAGATGGACACAACCAAAGGTACATTGTTCGGTGCGTACAATGCTGTGACAGGCTACTACCAAAATGTACGCAGTTACAAGGATGATGAAGCCAAACTGCAATCTATTGTTATGGGTGGAACAGCACAAATAAAATCACAAAAAGCATTTGAACTATGTACTGCTTTTGCAACAGACGGAGCGGAAATCTTAAACCTTAATTAA
- a CDS encoding PRTRC system protein E, with protein sequence MNTYFFNQIAQLEIAGDLQLTIAKGAENNLIVSVMLQNEQCGDNAKQLIPPLNLRGTAEELDEGFFQQITAPLQTASGLMVNMEAFMKQLEEAKKQSAMEKEKTEKEKKEQEAKDKKFKDGMAKADELEKEEKFREAWMKVPEITDYPEKADEIRKRKSELSDKFSSTGLFATEQSIV encoded by the coding sequence ATGAACACATATTTTTTCAATCAGATAGCACAATTGGAAATTGCAGGTGATTTGCAACTGACCATAGCAAAGGGAGCAGAAAACAACCTTATTGTATCGGTTATGCTCCAAAACGAACAATGCGGAGACAACGCAAAACAACTGATTCCACCGCTTAATTTAAGGGGAACAGCAGAAGAATTGGACGAGGGATTTTTTCAGCAGATAACAGCTCCTTTGCAAACCGCCTCGGGTTTAATGGTAAATATGGAAGCCTTTATGAAACAATTGGAAGAAGCTAAAAAGCAATCGGCAATGGAAAAAGAAAAAACCGAAAAAGAGAAAAAAGAACAGGAAGCCAAAGATAAGAAGTTTAAAGACGGTATGGCAAAGGCAGACGAATTGGAAAAAGAGGAAAAGTTCCGTGAAGCGTGGATGAAAGTACCAGAAATTACCGATTACCCCGAGAAAGCGGACGAGATACGAAAACGCAAATCCGAACTATCAGACAAGTTTTCTTCAACAGGTCTGTTTGCGACAGAACAATCTATCGTTTAA